One Kineococcus radiotolerans SRS30216 = ATCC BAA-149 DNA window includes the following coding sequences:
- a CDS encoding PfkB family carbohydrate kinase, whose translation MATTTGEPFDVHVRGTVFLDIVLTGLDSEPRLGTEVWTSGMGSCPGGIANMAVAASRLGLSTSLSAAFSTDAYGQFCWQTLGEQEGIDLSTSYRAEDWHSPVTVSLAYGGDRAMVTHEHPAPVDEPEDVPPARSCLVHLAAVPQPWVLRAQGQGSLVFADVGWDSSTQWNPDVLGGLEHCHAFLPNHVEAMRYTRTDSAAAAVSALAERVAVAVVTCGAEGAVAVDQTSGESAQVPGLRLEALDATGAGDVFGAGFLTATLGGWALPERLAFANLCAGLSVQQFGGSLSAPGWGDIADWWSHLRLGPRTSATSQLVRRYGFLDDVLREHPSATDSPVRRASATLSVLNDLPTGGAGLATS comes from the coding sequence GTGGCGACCACGACCGGGGAACCCTTCGACGTCCACGTGCGCGGCACGGTGTTCCTCGACATCGTCCTCACGGGGCTGGACTCCGAGCCGCGGCTGGGCACCGAGGTGTGGACCTCGGGCATGGGCTCGTGCCCGGGCGGCATCGCCAACATGGCCGTCGCGGCGTCCCGGCTGGGGTTGTCGACGTCGCTGTCCGCGGCGTTCAGCACCGACGCCTACGGGCAGTTCTGCTGGCAGACCCTCGGGGAGCAGGAGGGGATCGACCTGTCCACCTCCTACCGCGCGGAGGACTGGCACTCCCCGGTGACGGTCTCGCTGGCCTACGGCGGGGACCGCGCCATGGTCACCCACGAGCACCCGGCCCCGGTCGACGAACCCGAGGACGTCCCCCCGGCGCGCAGCTGCCTGGTGCACCTGGCCGCCGTCCCGCAGCCGTGGGTGCTGCGCGCGCAGGGCCAGGGGTCGCTGGTGTTCGCCGACGTCGGCTGGGACTCCTCCACGCAGTGGAACCCCGACGTGCTGGGCGGGCTGGAGCACTGCCACGCCTTCCTGCCCAACCACGTCGAGGCGATGCGCTACACCCGCACCGACTCCGCGGCGGCCGCGGTCTCGGCCCTGGCCGAGCGGGTCGCGGTGGCCGTGGTCACCTGCGGGGCGGAGGGGGCGGTGGCCGTGGACCAGACCAGCGGGGAGAGCGCGCAGGTGCCCGGTCTGCGCCTGGAGGCGCTGGACGCGACGGGGGCCGGTGACGTGTTCGGGGCCGGGTTCCTCACCGCGACCCTCGGGGGGTGGGCGCTGCCGGAGCGGCTGGCCTTCGCGAACCTGTGCGCGGGGCTGTCGGTGCAGCAGTTCGGCGGTTCGCTCTCCGCACCGGGCTGGGGCGACATCGCCGACTGGTGGTCGCACCTGCGGCTGGGGCCGCGCACCTCGGCGACCTCGCAGCTGGTGCGCCGCTACGGCTTCCTGGACGACGTCCTGCGCGAGCACCCGAGCGCGACGGACAGCCCGGTGCGCCGGGCGAGCGCGACCCTCTCGGTGCTCAACGACCTCCCCACCGGAGGTGCCGGTCTCGCGACCTCCTGA
- a CDS encoding aldo/keto reductase: protein MENRTLGSSGTSVSHLALGTMTFGSETDRDGSFEQLDTFLAAGGTLVDTADVYSGGVSEEIIGAWLADRPADVTERVVLATKGRFPTSGEPNGVGLSRRHLTRALDASLRRLGVDTVDLYQVHAWDPWTPLEETLATLDSFVRAGKVHHVGLSNFTGWQLQKAVDVADAGGYSPPVTLQPQYNLLVREIEWEIVPAAEENGLGLLPWSPLGGGWLSGKYTRDNAPTGATRLGENPDRGVEAYARRNAQTRTWAVVEAVQRVAEQRGATMAQVALAWLAAQPAVSSVILGARTTAQLAENLGAADLELEAAELVLLDEASDPEPADYPYGGPGSAQRSRKLQGGR from the coding sequence ATGGAGAACCGCACACTGGGGAGCAGCGGCACGTCCGTCTCCCACCTCGCGCTGGGCACCATGACCTTCGGCAGCGAGACCGACCGCGACGGCTCGTTCGAGCAGCTCGACACGTTCCTCGCCGCGGGCGGCACCCTCGTCGACACCGCCGACGTCTACTCCGGCGGGGTCTCGGAGGAGATCATCGGCGCCTGGCTGGCCGACCGTCCCGCCGACGTCACCGAACGGGTGGTGCTGGCCACCAAGGGCCGCTTCCCCACCTCCGGGGAACCCAACGGCGTCGGCCTCTCGCGCCGGCACCTGACCCGGGCCCTCGACGCGTCCCTGCGCCGGCTCGGGGTGGACACCGTCGACCTCTACCAGGTGCACGCCTGGGACCCGTGGACCCCGCTGGAGGAGACCCTGGCGACGCTGGACTCCTTCGTCCGCGCCGGCAAGGTCCACCACGTCGGGTTGTCGAACTTCACCGGCTGGCAGCTGCAGAAGGCCGTCGACGTCGCCGACGCCGGCGGGTACTCCCCGCCGGTGACCCTGCAGCCGCAGTACAACCTGCTGGTCCGCGAGATCGAGTGGGAGATCGTCCCCGCCGCGGAGGAGAACGGCCTCGGGCTGCTGCCCTGGTCCCCCCTCGGCGGGGGCTGGCTGTCGGGCAAGTACACCCGCGACAACGCCCCCACCGGTGCGACCCGGCTGGGTGAGAACCCCGACCGCGGGGTGGAGGCCTACGCTCGGCGCAACGCCCAGACCCGCACCTGGGCCGTCGTCGAGGCCGTGCAGCGCGTGGCCGAGCAGCGCGGGGCCACGATGGCCCAGGTCGCGCTGGCCTGGCTCGCGGCCCAGCCGGCGGTGAGCTCGGTCATCCTGGGGGCCCGCACCACCGCGCAGCTCGCCGAGAACCTCGGAGCCGCCGACCTGGAGCTCGAGGCCGCCGAACTCGTCCTCCTCGACGAGGCCAGCGACCCCGAGCCCGCCGACTACCCCTACGGCGGACCGGGCTCGGCCCAGCGGTCCCGGAAGCTGCAGGGCGGTCGCTGA
- a CDS encoding YihY/virulence factor BrkB family protein, whose amino-acid sequence MSKTKQGDLSVHRHGDHGENADSPTQIPAKGWLAVTKRAWAEAKDDQVPLLAAGVAFKAFLAIFPALTAAFLIWGIFGDTAQITSQINGITAIPEEARNLVTSQVQNVANGKSTAGITAIVAVVLALWSASSGVQNLMAATNTAYDEKETRGFVKLKGTALLLTLGAIVFMLLAIALIGVAPVLVKALGASGLVSLVVNVLRWVLLLGLLLVALAVVYRVAPDRDAPRAKWVSVGAGVATVLWLIVSAGFSIYVSTAGQSSYAKNYGSMAGVVVLLMWLWLTSYAILLGAEVNAESEKQTDKDTTVGPEQPMGERDAMAADRKPDAR is encoded by the coding sequence ATGAGCAAGACGAAGCAGGGGGACCTGTCCGTGCACCGGCACGGTGACCACGGTGAGAACGCGGATTCGCCGACGCAGATCCCGGCCAAGGGCTGGCTCGCCGTCACCAAGCGGGCGTGGGCCGAGGCGAAGGACGACCAGGTGCCGCTGCTGGCGGCCGGGGTCGCCTTCAAGGCCTTCCTGGCCATCTTCCCGGCGCTGACGGCCGCCTTCCTCATCTGGGGGATCTTCGGCGACACCGCCCAGATCACCAGCCAGATCAACGGGATCACCGCCATCCCCGAAGAGGCCCGGAACCTGGTCACCAGCCAGGTGCAGAACGTCGCCAACGGCAAGTCGACCGCGGGCATCACCGCGATCGTCGCGGTCGTCCTGGCCCTGTGGAGCGCCTCCAGCGGGGTGCAGAACCTCATGGCCGCGACCAACACGGCCTACGACGAGAAGGAGACCCGCGGGTTCGTCAAGCTCAAGGGCACCGCCCTGCTGCTGACGCTCGGGGCCATCGTCTTCATGCTGCTGGCCATCGCCCTCATCGGCGTCGCCCCGGTGCTGGTGAAGGCCCTGGGTGCCAGCGGCCTGGTGAGCCTCGTGGTGAACGTCCTGCGGTGGGTCCTGCTGCTGGGGCTGCTGCTGGTCGCGCTCGCGGTCGTCTACCGCGTGGCGCCGGACCGCGACGCCCCGCGCGCGAAGTGGGTCTCGGTCGGCGCGGGGGTCGCCACGGTCCTCTGGCTGATCGTCTCGGCCGGGTTCTCGATCTACGTCTCGACCGCCGGGCAGTCCTCCTACGCCAAGAACTACGGCTCGATGGCCGGGGTCGTCGTCCTGCTCATGTGGCTGTGGCTGACCAGCTACGCCATCCTGCTCGGCGCCGAGGTCAACGCCGAGTCGGAGAAGCAGACCGACAAGGACACCACCGTCGGGCCGGAGCAGCCCATGGGTGAGCGCGACGCGATGGCCGCGGACCGCAAGCCCGACGCCCGGTGA
- a CDS encoding ABC transporter ATP-binding protein, giving the protein MALVPSRPARPTTPPGWLRRLAGYCGRHRRDLVLAFGSSVVSYGVAALVPLVVRHVVDDVVGRPGAALWPWAALLVAAGAVVYALGFVRRFTAGRLSLDVQLDLRDDVHAAVQRMDGRQLDGLSTGQVVSRSISDVQLVQGLLAWLPNVTGNAVLFVVSLVVMATLSPPLTLVALAVGPALWWIARRSRRDLFPANSAAQARAAEVAAHVEAAVSGVRVVKGFGQEAAELRRLEGVVADLFADRMRVVRANSRYGPALQAVPALGQVGVLLFGGWLALGGHLTVGTFLAFSTYLGQLVSPVRQLAGLLTVGQQARAGVERVLQVVDTRPSVLGPRAGTPRPLPEGPLSVELAGVRFGFTPERTVLDGVDVHVPAGGTVALVGTAGSGKSTITNLLPRFYDVDAGAIRVGGVDVRDLDPLALRAAIGLVPEETFLFSDTVRANVAYSVPGASDEEVRAALRTAAADGFVDALERGWDTPVGEQGLTLSGGQRQRLGLARALLSRPRVLVLDDATSAVDPVVEQRILGALARREAGRTTLLVAHRRSTLRLADRVVVLDGGRVVDEGTEAELQERCEVFRRLFDGGSDSGAGSPADARVLTRPERVPAALPAPRSTTPPDAPAGAAAGRAAPSRTGARPPTRDEPGVDVLAAERHDPRFGLGRLLRPFRRPLVAGVLLVALDAGAQLLLPQLVRAGLDDGVTTGDLRALLGVSAVAAAVVLLDWVVTVAQGRVTGRTGERVLFSLRLRTFAQLQRLGLDYYEREQAGRIMTRMTTDVDALSTFLQTGVAQALVSLLSLAGVFVAMLVLDPELALVVVAVLPVLVVATVVFRARSRPAYTEARERVSALNGRFQESVAGVRVTQASVRTREDTEAFQRLGRAYRDARVRAQRQIATYFPFVQFLNEATAALVLVVGAGLVREGRISLGVLVAFLLYVDLFFAPVQQLSQVFDGYQQAAVGLRRVADLLRTPTSVVPVPQPVPVGRLTGDLRFEGVGFRYRDGDEPALHDLDLHVRAGETVALVGETGAGKSTVVKLAARFYDPTHGRVLVDGTDLRSLDLTGFRRRLGVVPQEAYLFDGTVAEAIAYARPGATAAQVRAAAAAVGADRVVEALPGGYDFVVGERGRNLSTGQRQLVALARAELVDPDVLLLDEATAALDPAAEAAIAAASDAAASRRTTIVVAHRLTTAARADRIVVLDRGRAVEEGTHEELLARGGRYAHLWASFAAGRASVA; this is encoded by the coding sequence TTGGCGCTCGTGCCCTCACGCCCTGCCCGGCCCACCACCCCGCCCGGCTGGCTGCGCCGGCTCGCCGGGTACTGCGGCCGGCACCGGCGCGACCTCGTCCTCGCCTTCGGGTCCTCGGTCGTCTCCTACGGCGTCGCCGCGCTCGTCCCCCTCGTCGTGCGCCACGTCGTCGACGACGTCGTGGGCCGCCCGGGGGCCGCGCTGTGGCCCTGGGCCGCGCTGCTCGTCGCGGCCGGCGCGGTGGTGTACGCCCTCGGGTTCGTCCGCCGCTTCACCGCGGGCCGGCTGTCGCTGGACGTGCAGCTGGACCTGCGCGACGACGTGCACGCCGCCGTGCAGCGGATGGACGGCCGCCAGCTCGACGGCCTGTCCACCGGTCAGGTCGTCAGCCGCTCCATCAGCGACGTCCAGCTGGTCCAGGGCCTGCTGGCGTGGCTGCCCAACGTCACCGGCAACGCCGTGCTGTTCGTGGTGTCCCTCGTCGTCATGGCGACGCTGTCCCCGCCGCTGACCCTGGTGGCGCTGGCCGTCGGGCCGGCGCTGTGGTGGATCGCCCGGCGCAGCCGCCGCGACCTCTTCCCGGCGAACTCCGCCGCGCAGGCCCGGGCGGCGGAGGTGGCCGCGCACGTCGAGGCCGCGGTCTCCGGGGTCCGCGTCGTCAAGGGCTTCGGTCAGGAGGCCGCGGAACTGCGCCGGCTGGAGGGCGTCGTCGCGGACCTGTTCGCCGACCGCATGCGGGTGGTGCGCGCCAACTCCCGCTACGGGCCCGCGCTGCAGGCGGTCCCCGCCCTGGGGCAGGTGGGGGTGCTGCTGTTCGGCGGCTGGCTGGCGCTGGGCGGGCACCTCACCGTCGGCACGTTCCTGGCCTTCTCGACCTACCTGGGGCAGCTGGTGTCCCCGGTGCGCCAGCTCGCGGGGCTGCTCACGGTGGGCCAGCAGGCCCGGGCGGGGGTCGAACGCGTCCTGCAGGTCGTCGACACCCGCCCGAGCGTCCTGGGACCGCGCGCGGGGACCCCACGACCGCTGCCCGAGGGCCCCCTGTCGGTGGAGCTGGCCGGGGTGCGCTTCGGCTTCACCCCCGAGCGCACCGTCCTGGACGGCGTGGACGTCCACGTGCCCGCGGGCGGCACCGTGGCCCTCGTCGGGACGGCGGGGTCGGGCAAGTCGACGATCACGAACCTGCTGCCGCGCTTCTACGACGTCGACGCCGGCGCGATCCGCGTCGGCGGGGTGGACGTGCGCGACCTGGACCCCCTCGCGCTGCGCGCCGCGATCGGCCTCGTCCCCGAGGAGACGTTCCTCTTCTCCGACACCGTGCGCGCCAACGTCGCGTACTCCGTCCCCGGCGCGAGCGACGAGGAGGTCCGGGCGGCGCTGCGCACCGCCGCCGCCGACGGCTTCGTCGACGCCCTGGAGCGGGGCTGGGACACCCCCGTGGGGGAGCAGGGGCTGACCCTGTCCGGAGGGCAGCGCCAGCGCCTCGGGCTGGCGCGGGCGCTGCTGTCCCGCCCGCGGGTGCTGGTGCTCGACGACGCCACCTCCGCGGTCGACCCCGTGGTGGAGCAGCGCATCCTGGGCGCCCTCGCCCGGCGCGAGGCGGGCCGGACCACGCTGCTCGTCGCGCACCGGCGCTCGACCCTGCGGCTGGCCGACCGCGTCGTCGTCCTCGACGGCGGCCGCGTCGTCGACGAGGGGACCGAGGCGGAGCTGCAGGAGCGGTGCGAGGTGTTCCGCCGGCTCTTCGACGGCGGCTCCGACTCCGGCGCCGGGTCCCCGGCCGACGCCCGGGTGCTGACGCGGCCGGAGCGGGTCCCCGCGGCGCTGCCGGCCCCGCGGTCGACGACCCCGCCCGACGCCCCCGCCGGGGCCGCGGCGGGGCGCGCAGCGCCGTCCCGGACCGGCGCGCGGCCCCCGACCCGCGACGAGCCCGGCGTGGACGTCCTGGCCGCCGAGCGCCACGACCCCCGCTTCGGCCTGGGTCGGCTGCTGCGGCCCTTCCGCCGCCCGCTGGTGGCCGGGGTGCTGCTGGTGGCCCTCGACGCCGGGGCGCAGCTGCTGCTGCCGCAGCTGGTGCGCGCCGGCCTGGACGACGGGGTCACCACCGGCGACCTGCGCGCGCTGCTGGGGGTCTCCGCGGTCGCCGCCGCGGTCGTCCTCCTGGACTGGGTGGTGACCGTCGCCCAGGGCCGGGTGACCGGGCGCACCGGGGAGCGGGTCCTGTTCAGCCTGCGGCTGAGGACGTTCGCGCAGCTGCAGCGGCTGGGGCTGGACTACTACGAGCGCGAGCAGGCCGGGCGGATCATGACCCGGATGACGACCGACGTCGACGCGCTGTCGACGTTCCTGCAGACCGGCGTGGCCCAGGCCCTGGTCAGCCTCCTGTCCCTGGCCGGGGTGTTCGTCGCGATGCTCGTCCTGGACCCCGAGCTCGCCCTCGTCGTGGTCGCCGTCCTGCCGGTGCTGGTCGTCGCGACGGTCGTCTTCCGGGCCCGGTCGCGGCCGGCGTACACCGAGGCCCGCGAGCGCGTCAGCGCGCTCAACGGGCGGTTCCAGGAGTCCGTCGCGGGGGTGCGGGTCACCCAGGCCTCCGTCCGGACCCGGGAGGACACCGAGGCGTTCCAGCGCCTGGGCCGGGCCTACCGCGACGCCCGGGTGCGGGCCCAGCGCCAGATCGCGACGTACTTCCCGTTCGTGCAGTTCCTGAACGAGGCCACCGCGGCGCTGGTCCTCGTGGTGGGGGCCGGCCTGGTGCGCGAGGGACGGATCTCCCTCGGGGTCCTCGTCGCCTTCCTCCTCTACGTCGACCTGTTCTTCGCCCCCGTCCAGCAGCTCTCGCAGGTCTTCGACGGCTACCAGCAGGCCGCCGTCGGGCTGCGCCGGGTGGCCGACCTGCTCCGGACGCCGACCTCGGTCGTGCCGGTGCCGCAGCCGGTCCCGGTCGGGCGGCTGACCGGCGACCTGCGCTTCGAGGGCGTCGGGTTCCGCTACCGCGACGGCGACGAGCCCGCGCTGCACGACCTGGACCTGCACGTCCGGGCGGGGGAGACCGTCGCCCTCGTCGGGGAGACCGGGGCGGGGAAGTCCACCGTGGTGAAGCTGGCCGCGCGCTTCTACGACCCCACCCACGGCCGCGTCCTGGTCGACGGGACCGACTTGCGCTCGCTGGACCTGACGGGGTTCCGGCGCCGGCTGGGGGTCGTCCCCCAGGAGGCGTACCTCTTCGACGGGACGGTGGCCGAGGCGATCGCCTACGCGCGTCCCGGGGCCACGGCCGCGCAGGTGCGGGCGGCGGCCGCGGCGGTGGGGGCGGACCGGGTCGTCGAGGCCCTGCCCGGGGGGTACGACTTCGTCGTCGGCGAACGCGGGCGCAACCTCTCCACCGGGCAGCGGCAGCTGGTGGCCCTGGCCCGGGCCGAGCTCGTCGACCCCGACGTCCTGCTGCTGGACGAGGCCACGGCGGCGCTGGACCCGGCCGCGGAGGCGGCCATCGCCGCGGCCAGCGACGCCGCGGCCAGCCGGCGCACCACGATCGTCGTCGCCCACCGGCTGACCACCGCGGCCCGGGCCGACCGGATCGTCGTCCTCGACCGCGGCCGCGCCGTGGAGGAGGGCACCCACGAGGAGCTGCTGGCCCGCGGCGGGCGGTACGCGCACCTGTGGGCCTCGTTCGCGGCGGGCCGGGCCTCGGTGGCCTGA
- a CDS encoding LLM class flavin-dependent oxidoreductase, which translates to MVNVPLSVLDLSPTTSGSPASAALRRSVELARDVEALGYQRYWLAEHHGVASTASSNPVVLIATIAAATSTLRVGAGGVMLPNHSPLAVAESFRALEGLHPGRIDLGLGRAVGTDGRTALALQRSRQALALDDFEEQLAELHGYVDGFPPGHPFAGVRAQPDDVPLPPVWLLGSSEHGSALAARLGTGYAYAGHFGSAEPVQVLRSYREGFVPSPRWPRPHAVLTMAVLVAETAERARALAAAATLATVRLRLGAPGPLPSPEEAAAHRWTLAERNTAGRLGSRLVAGTPAEVVPRLRDLVQRTGADELMVLTQVHDPAERRLSHALLAEGWGLGADRLDASRSAR; encoded by the coding sequence GTGGTGAACGTCCCGCTGTCGGTCCTGGACCTCTCCCCCACCACCTCCGGGTCGCCCGCGTCGGCGGCGCTGCGCCGCAGCGTCGAGCTGGCCCGGGACGTGGAGGCGCTGGGCTACCAGCGGTACTGGCTGGCCGAGCACCACGGGGTGGCGAGCACCGCCAGCTCGAACCCGGTGGTGCTGATCGCGACGATCGCGGCGGCCACGAGCACGCTGCGGGTGGGGGCGGGGGGCGTCATGCTGCCCAACCACTCCCCGCTGGCGGTGGCGGAGAGCTTCCGGGCCCTGGAGGGTCTGCACCCGGGCCGCATCGACCTCGGCCTCGGCCGGGCGGTGGGGACCGACGGGCGCACCGCGCTGGCCCTGCAGCGCTCCCGCCAGGCGCTGGCCCTGGACGACTTCGAGGAGCAGCTCGCCGAGCTGCACGGCTACGTCGACGGCTTCCCGCCCGGGCACCCGTTCGCCGGGGTCCGGGCCCAGCCCGACGACGTCCCGCTGCCGCCGGTGTGGCTGCTGGGTTCCAGCGAGCACGGTTCGGCCCTCGCCGCGCGGCTGGGCACGGGCTACGCCTACGCGGGGCACTTCGGCTCGGCCGAGCCGGTGCAGGTGCTGCGCTCCTACCGCGAGGGCTTCGTCCCCTCGCCGCGGTGGCCGCGCCCGCACGCGGTGCTGACGATGGCGGTGCTGGTCGCGGAGACCGCCGAACGGGCCCGGGCGCTGGCGGCGGCCGCGACGCTGGCCACGGTGCGCCTGCGCCTGGGCGCCCCGGGGCCGCTGCCCAGCCCCGAGGAGGCCGCGGCCCACCGCTGGACGCTGGCGGAGCGCAACACCGCCGGCCGGCTGGGGTCGCGGCTGGTGGCGGGGACGCCGGCGGAGGTCGTGCCCCGGCTGCGGGACCTGGTGCAGCGCACCGGCGCCGACGAGCTGATGGTGCTCACCCAGGTGCACGACCCGGCCGAGCGGCGGCTGTCCCACGCGCTGCTGGCCGAGGGGTGGGGTCTGGGGGCGGACCGCCTCGACGCGAGCCGCTCCGCCCGCTGA
- a CDS encoding metallophosphoesterase family protein gives MTTRLVVVSDTHLPTRAKDLPAPVWAAVEAADLVVHAGDWCDEATVLALRDRARRLVGVAGNNDGPDVRAHLGEFAEFAVEGLRFGVVHETGPRQGRERRCDAARAGTLDVLLFGHSHVPWDSTTPSGIRLLNPGSPTDRRRMPTRTWLELTVAEGRLEEVELRHVPARAPQEAPLSGRSGSRRGGPPPDPTPRPAARGTAAARPGRAPG, from the coding sequence GTGACCACCCGGCTCGTGGTCGTCTCCGACACCCACCTGCCGACGCGGGCCAAGGACCTGCCCGCGCCGGTGTGGGCGGCCGTGGAGGCCGCCGACCTGGTCGTGCACGCCGGGGACTGGTGCGACGAGGCGACCGTCCTCGCGCTGCGCGACCGCGCCCGCCGGCTGGTGGGGGTGGCCGGCAACAACGACGGCCCGGACGTGCGCGCGCACCTCGGGGAGTTCGCGGAGTTCGCGGTCGAGGGCCTGCGCTTCGGCGTGGTGCACGAGACCGGGCCCAGGCAGGGCCGGGAACGCCGCTGCGACGCGGCGCGCGCCGGGACCCTCGACGTCCTGCTGTTCGGGCACAGCCACGTGCCGTGGGACTCCACGACCCCCTCGGGGATCCGGCTGCTGAACCCCGGGTCCCCGACCGACCGCCGGCGCATGCCGACGAGGACGTGGCTGGAGCTCACCGTCGCCGAGGGGCGGCTGGAGGAGGTCGAGCTGCGCCACGTCCCGGCCCGGGCCCCGCAGGAGGCCCCGCTCAGCGGGCGGAGCGGCTCGCGTCGAGGCGGTCCGCCCCCAGACCCCACCCCTCGGCCAGCAGCGCGTGGGACAGCCGCCGCTCGGCCGGGTCGTGCACCTGGGTGA
- the serA gene encoding phosphoglycerate dehydrogenase, protein MSAPDLAPVRPGRALLLENIHADARTLLSEAGWEVETASGALDEAELAERLDGVSLLGIRSQTQVTAKVLEAATDLRAVGAFCIGTNQIDLFAAAAHGVAVFNAPYSNTRSVVELALAEIIALTRRLTVKDRAMHEGVWDKSAAGSHEVRGRRLGIVGYGNIGSQLSVVAEALGLSVFFYDTTDKLALGNARRCGSLHELLEIVDVVTLHVDGRSSNLGFFGEAEFSRMRPGSIFLNLSRGFVVDHEALSRHIRSGHIAGAAIDVFPTEPKGSGQGFESELRGLPNVILTPHVGGSTEEAQEDIGRFVAAKLRDYALHGATTLSVNLPTLGTETTPGTVRLAHLHRNVPGVLANINKVLAEAGVNIEGQQLATRGDLGYVVTDIAAHASEDVGRRLRELPETVRVRQLG, encoded by the coding sequence GTGTCCGCCCCCGACCTCGCTCCCGTCCGTCCCGGACGTGCGCTGCTGCTGGAGAACATCCACGCCGACGCCCGGACGCTGCTGTCCGAGGCCGGGTGGGAGGTCGAGACCGCCTCCGGCGCCCTCGACGAGGCCGAGCTCGCCGAGCGGCTGGACGGGGTGTCGCTGCTGGGCATCCGCTCGCAGACCCAGGTCACCGCCAAGGTCCTGGAGGCCGCGACCGACCTGCGCGCGGTCGGCGCCTTCTGCATCGGCACCAACCAGATCGACCTCTTCGCCGCGGCCGCCCACGGCGTCGCCGTCTTCAACGCCCCCTACAGCAACACCCGCAGCGTGGTGGAGCTCGCCCTCGCCGAGATCATCGCCCTCACCCGCCGGCTCACCGTCAAGGACCGGGCCATGCACGAGGGGGTCTGGGACAAGTCCGCCGCCGGCTCCCACGAGGTCCGCGGGCGCCGCCTCGGCATCGTCGGCTACGGCAACATCGGCTCGCAGCTGTCGGTGGTGGCCGAGGCGCTGGGCCTGAGCGTGTTCTTCTACGACACCACCGACAAGCTCGCGCTGGGCAACGCCCGCCGCTGCGGCAGCCTGCACGAGCTGCTGGAGATCGTCGACGTCGTCACCCTGCACGTCGACGGCCGCAGCTCCAACCTCGGCTTCTTCGGCGAGGCGGAGTTCTCCCGGATGCGCCCGGGGTCGATCTTCCTCAACCTCTCCCGCGGCTTCGTCGTCGACCACGAGGCCCTCAGCCGGCACATCCGCTCCGGCCACATCGCCGGTGCGGCCATCGACGTCTTCCCCACCGAGCCCAAGGGCAGCGGGCAGGGCTTCGAGTCCGAGCTGCGGGGGCTGCCCAACGTCATCCTCACCCCCCACGTGGGCGGGTCCACCGAGGAGGCGCAGGAGGACATCGGCCGCTTCGTCGCGGCCAAGCTGCGCGACTACGCCCTGCACGGGGCGACGACCCTGTCGGTGAACCTGCCGACGCTGGGCACCGAGACCACCCCCGGCACGGTGCGCCTGGCCCACCTGCACCGCAACGTCCCCGGCGTGCTGGCCAACATCAACAAGGTGCTGGCCGAGGCCGGGGTGAACATCGAGGGGCAGCAGCTCGCCACCCGCGGCGACCTCGGCTACGTCGTCACCGACATCGCCGCGCACGCCTCCGAGGACGTCGGGCGGCGGCTGCGGGAGCTGCCCGAGACCGTCCGGGTCCGCCAGCTCGGCTGA
- a CDS encoding NAD(P)-binding oxidoreductase, whose product MRIVIAGGHGQVALLLGRLAASRGDDVAGIVRNPAHVGDLAAIGVRALVRDLESTTAAELAGDLEGADAVVFAAGAGPGSGAARKDTVDRAAAVLLADAARAAGVPAYLLLSSMGVDSVRGGRSPEGVDEVFTAYLRAKLAAEEDVLARDGLRVGVLRPGALTDDAPTGRVQLAPSVARGAVPRADVAAVCLALLDRLVTGPAPAPVLELVGGDTPLGAALAAV is encoded by the coding sequence ATGCGCATCGTCATCGCCGGGGGCCACGGCCAGGTCGCCCTCCTGCTCGGCCGGCTCGCCGCCTCGCGCGGGGACGACGTGGCCGGGATCGTCCGCAACCCCGCCCACGTCGGGGACCTCGCCGCGATCGGGGTGCGGGCCCTGGTCCGCGACCTGGAGTCCACCACCGCCGCCGAGCTGGCCGGGGACCTCGAGGGCGCCGACGCGGTGGTCTTCGCCGCCGGCGCCGGTCCCGGCAGCGGGGCCGCGCGCAAGGACACCGTGGACCGGGCAGCGGCCGTCCTGCTCGCCGACGCCGCCCGGGCCGCCGGGGTCCCGGCCTACCTGCTGCTCTCCTCGATGGGGGTGGACTCCGTGCGCGGGGGCCGGAGCCCCGAGGGCGTCGACGAGGTGTTCACGGCCTACCTGCGCGCCAAGCTCGCCGCCGAGGAGGACGTGCTCGCCCGCGACGGGCTGCGGGTGGGCGTGCTGCGCCCCGGGGCCCTCACCGACGACGCCCCCACCGGCCGCGTGCAGCTGGCCCCCTCGGTGGCGCGCGGCGCGGTGCCGCGGGCCGACGTGGCCGCCGTCTGCCTCGCCCTGCTGGACCGGCTGGTCACCGGCCCGGCCCCGGCCCCCGTGCTCGAGCTCGTGGGCGGGGACACCCCCCTCGGCGCGGCGCTCGCCGCCGTCTGA
- a CDS encoding TraR/DksA family transcriptional regulator produces MDTDTARERLLSMQRDLQATIDDLTARLESGSTPDAAEGGQDTGDLGAHEQQAMENEGLLEGARRRLDSVADALKRIEAGTYGLSVVSGEPIPAERLEAYPDAATLVTERL; encoded by the coding sequence ATGGACACCGACACCGCCCGCGAACGCCTGCTGAGCATGCAGCGCGACCTGCAGGCGACCATCGACGACCTGACGGCCCGGCTGGAGTCCGGCAGCACGCCCGACGCCGCCGAGGGCGGGCAGGACACCGGGGACCTCGGGGCCCACGAGCAGCAGGCCATGGAGAACGAGGGCCTGCTCGAGGGGGCCCGTCGCCGCCTGGACAGCGTGGCCGACGCCCTCAAGCGCATCGAGGCCGGGACCTACGGGCTCTCCGTGGTCTCCGGCGAGCCCATCCCCGCCGAGCGGCTGGAGGCCTACCCGGACGCGGCCACCCTGGTGACCGAGCGCCTCTGA